From Paenibacillus graminis, a single genomic window includes:
- a CDS encoding glycosyltransferase: MRISIVCRELSGRGGMETVFKNVITHLIQKGDEVELIIFGGSHDKKWLESIPHHIIEMPRSNLIKIYYNSLVVYSRLLRNFNPEVILVTDPYFIYQTKLVTSRMKRKPAIGSWVHFELSALIKVQQLASAHFHLAISKGIGRQIEEVNGGRSDNIHIIYNPVAISEMTVPRPDIATFLYVGRLEDEYKKISDFLKALSQLKGEFKTIMIGDGPDHEPLVALSRQLGINDRVEWRGWQYNPWDQIPPVSCLVLTSRLEGFGLVLVEAMSKGIPCISTDCPSGPSEIIRGGENGWLVPPGDVGAISSMLQNVIDQPEILPSQEAVRESVKHFDTSLLMNKLRDVLQTEINKTDKNILSV; the protein is encoded by the coding sequence ATGAGAATCTCCATTGTTTGCAGGGAACTGTCCGGCAGAGGCGGGATGGAAACGGTATTTAAAAATGTAATCACACACTTGATTCAGAAGGGGGATGAGGTTGAACTCATTATATTTGGGGGATCGCATGATAAAAAGTGGCTGGAGTCTATTCCGCATCACATTATTGAAATGCCCCGATCCAATCTGATAAAAATTTATTATAATTCGCTGGTTGTATATTCCAGGCTGCTGCGCAATTTCAATCCTGAGGTCATCCTGGTGACTGATCCCTACTTTATCTATCAAACAAAATTGGTGACTTCCCGGATGAAAAGAAAACCAGCCATTGGGTCCTGGGTTCACTTTGAGCTGTCTGCGTTAATAAAGGTCCAGCAGCTGGCCTCGGCCCACTTCCATTTGGCCATTAGCAAAGGAATTGGCAGGCAAATTGAGGAAGTGAACGGGGGCAGAAGCGATAATATCCATATCATCTATAATCCTGTGGCCATTTCTGAAATGACCGTGCCTCGACCGGATATCGCTACTTTTTTGTATGTAGGCCGGCTGGAGGATGAGTATAAAAAAATAAGTGATTTCTTAAAGGCCCTCTCTCAATTAAAGGGAGAGTTCAAAACCATTATGATTGGCGACGGGCCGGATCATGAACCATTAGTTGCCTTGTCCCGGCAATTGGGGATCAATGACAGGGTTGAATGGAGAGGCTGGCAATATAACCCCTGGGATCAAATCCCTCCCGTTTCCTGTTTAGTATTAACATCACGGCTGGAAGGATTTGGGCTGGTGCTTGTTGAGGCTATGTCCAAAGGCATACCATGCATCAGCACAGATTGCCCATCAGGTCCATCCGAGATTATCCGCGGAGGCGAGAACGGATGGTTAGTCCCCCCCGGTGATGTCGGGGCCATTTCCTCCATGCTGCAAAATGTCATTGATCAACCGGAAATACTGCCGTCACAGGAGGCGGTTCGGGAATCTGTAAAGCATTTTGATACCAGCCTCCTGATGAATAAGCTGCGGGATGTGCTTCAGACGGAAATTAACAAAACAGATAAAAATATCCTTTCTGTTTGA
- a CDS encoding macrolide family glycosyltransferase: MSKIVFLSFPFYSHVMPTLTLVRELVSRGEEVIYYSNESFRETIEAMGVTFRSYGHARGMFDNSATTIEVEHPKVLLNYLVPGVIEKSKKIINAILPEVMADNPDYIIRDCDAFWGKQLASVLDVPVLCYVLTFAINKTMIDAAPLYFLENVFRIPPDKGQEYLDSIWKSRLSEELDVMSKQIAMAHGIKDFDALDAFTGREELNIVYTTKEFQPFADTFDESYAFIGPNIRQDRTGVDSRIEEMSGKPFIYISLGSIYTNRPGFYQKCFDAFRDTEWQIVMSIGSLVDIGDIPVPDNFYLSAFHPQMDVLERADVFITHGGYNSVCEAVYNNVPMIMFPQGADQFTISSHLDDMEAGIYVRNSEISPRELRETAYKIYQDKKYKENGDKLNRSFQMSGGVRLAVDSIFSFLRQKGI; this comes from the coding sequence GTGTCCAAAATCGTGTTTTTGAGCTTTCCTTTTTACAGCCACGTGATGCCAACCCTTACTTTGGTGAGGGAGTTGGTGTCACGGGGCGAAGAGGTTATTTATTATTCCAACGAGAGTTTCAGGGAAACCATTGAGGCAATGGGGGTGACGTTCCGAAGCTATGGGCACGCAAGAGGGATGTTCGACAACAGCGCCACTACTATTGAGGTCGAACATCCCAAAGTACTGCTAAACTATCTCGTGCCGGGGGTCATCGAAAAAAGCAAAAAGATCATCAACGCCATCTTGCCGGAGGTTATGGCCGATAACCCGGATTATATCATCCGGGACTGTGATGCCTTTTGGGGAAAACAACTAGCCAGTGTCCTTGATGTCCCGGTCTTGTGCTACGTGCTTACCTTTGCCATTAACAAAACCATGATCGATGCTGCTCCATTGTACTTCCTGGAAAATGTATTTCGCATTCCCCCTGACAAAGGACAGGAGTACCTGGATTCCATCTGGAAGAGCCGTTTAAGCGAAGAATTGGACGTAATGTCCAAGCAAATCGCTATGGCTCATGGAATCAAGGACTTTGATGCGCTTGATGCATTTACAGGACGGGAGGAGCTTAATATTGTATACACCACAAAAGAGTTTCAGCCGTTTGCGGATACCTTTGATGAAAGCTATGCATTCATCGGACCTAACATCCGTCAGGATCGGACAGGTGTAGATTCCCGTATCGAAGAGATGTCCGGCAAGCCGTTTATCTATATTTCGTTAGGCTCAATCTATACGAACCGCCCCGGCTTTTATCAAAAGTGCTTTGATGCGTTCAGGGATACCGAATGGCAAATTGTAATGTCCATTGGCAGTCTTGTGGATATTGGCGATATCCCCGTCCCTGATAATTTTTATTTGAGTGCCTTTCACCCCCAGATGGATGTCTTGGAAAGAGCAGACGTCTTCATCACACATGGGGGATATAATAGTGTGTGCGAGGCTGTTTACAATAATGTACCCATGATCATGTTTCCACAGGGAGCCGACCAGTTCACCATATCCAGCCATTTGGATGACATGGAGGCTGGGATTTATGTAAGGAATTCTGAGATTAGCCCTAGGGAGCTGCGTGAAACGGCTTACAAAATTTATCAGGATAAAAAGTACAAAGAGAACGGAGACAAGCTGAACCGCTCGTTCCAAATGTCCGGAGGAGTCAGGCTTGCGGTCGATTCTATATTCTCATTCCTAAGACAAAAAGGAATTTAG
- a CDS encoding macrolide family glycosyltransferase, which produces MSKVIFLSYPFFSHVIPSLALVRELLDRGEEVIYYSVEAYKDAVEESGAVFRDYGDIIRLLEAATDQINYAGYPTPVDILYSLVPSKILKSKKVVQRIVNRVLADNPDYIVRDCEAYWGRLLGNILDVPVVCYITTIALNNRMMDINKEGFMESVFSMSADSLPVAEKESVSQVLDHITAGIAKEQGVEGYTVLDALAGGDEFNIVYTSREFQPYAETFGDNYVFIGPSVRASKEKTDFPFQKEADRPVLLIAFGNIFNNTLELYKRCMEAFRDTGFSVIMSVGKKVDISLLGDVPANFVVVNQVPQVELMPQVDVFLSHGGYNSLSEAIDNHVPLVLFPQGADQVATSSRIEETGAGVYVRNREISPVELLEIVEGVYQNSEYRHNCRQLADSFRLSGGAKLGADAILAFISEAIVV; this is translated from the coding sequence ATGTCAAAGGTGATTTTTCTGAGCTACCCTTTCTTTAGCCACGTCATTCCATCCTTGGCGTTAGTTCGTGAACTGCTTGACCGGGGAGAGGAGGTGATTTACTACTCGGTTGAGGCGTACAAGGATGCCGTAGAAGAGTCAGGAGCGGTCTTCAGAGATTATGGAGACATCATTAGGCTACTGGAAGCGGCGACCGATCAGATTAATTATGCCGGGTATCCGACACCCGTTGATATTTTATACTCGCTCGTGCCAAGTAAAATTTTGAAGTCCAAAAAAGTGGTGCAAAGAATAGTCAACCGTGTACTGGCCGATAACCCTGATTATATCGTAAGAGATTGCGAGGCTTATTGGGGAAGGCTGCTCGGTAATATATTGGATGTGCCGGTCGTTTGTTATATCACTACCATTGCATTAAATAACAGGATGATGGATATCAACAAGGAAGGTTTTATGGAATCTGTATTCAGCATGTCCGCGGATTCGCTGCCGGTTGCGGAGAAGGAAAGTGTCAGCCAGGTTCTGGATCATATTACAGCAGGGATCGCCAAGGAACAAGGTGTAGAGGGATATACTGTACTGGACGCGCTGGCAGGCGGTGATGAATTCAACATTGTGTATACCTCCAGGGAGTTTCAGCCCTACGCGGAAACATTTGGCGACAACTACGTTTTTATCGGTCCGAGCGTGCGGGCAAGCAAAGAAAAAACGGATTTTCCGTTTCAAAAAGAGGCGGATAGGCCCGTGCTGCTCATCGCCTTCGGGAATATTTTTAATAACACGCTGGAGCTTTATAAAAGATGCATGGAAGCGTTCAGAGACACCGGATTTTCAGTCATTATGTCCGTTGGAAAGAAGGTGGATATTTCATTGCTGGGCGATGTTCCGGCAAACTTTGTAGTGGTAAATCAGGTTCCGCAGGTAGAGTTGATGCCGCAGGTAGATGTGTTCCTGTCACACGGGGGCTACAACAGTTTAAGTGAAGCGATCGATAATCATGTGCCGCTGGTCTTGTTTCCGCAGGGTGCCGACCAAGTGGCTACCTCCAGCCGTATAGAAGAAACCGGTGCAGGTGTTTATGTGAGAAACCGGGAGATATCTCCTGTGGAATTGCTGGAAATCGTGGAGGGTGTTTATCAGAATAGTGAATATCGACATAATTGTAGGCAATTGGCAGACTCCTTCCGGTTATCCGGCGGAGCAAAGCTGGGGGCAGACGCTATTCTGGCTTTTATCTCAGAAGCCATAGTCGTTTAG
- a CDS encoding non-ribosomal peptide synthetase, whose amino-acid sequence MSIQNANINVLLSTSEMKKKKKYWLNRVVGSETDSRILADPHKSALGIEGKESLRMDIPDGLFQQLQHLSNRSDDSLYYILLTALKWLIVKHTESSIITVASPVHIDENSTSEAYNHYVPIIDTFTAGMTFRESLLQVRETALGAYDHQDYPFDKIIEDVQAISDRDFSFVRHVLCLLTNIHNDAVIPDVSSNIVFGFTRDDAGISLNLIYNLKYFTGNFVMQLAEQYFQILKGTAENVSIKLGSMSLLSAEESLELLKEQTRTYQNMEDMTLYELFEEQVRQTPDHVAVKFNDQSITYRDLNAKANKLARVLRNQGVGANQIVGLLVERSIDMAVGILGILKSGAAYLPLDIKSPEERLQFLIEDAGIEVAVSNKQTEEKLKRDGLTVIRLDDDVLLENESDLDLILSRALDHPAYVIYTSGTTGLPKGVIIEHRSISNTIQWRKSEYSFDANDRMLQLFSYIFDGFLTSFFTPIVSGATVVFLDETEARDPLAIIRLITLNKITHFIAVPTLYSALLRNMKPEEAQSLRIVTLAGEKVTPNLLMASKQLHPGLEIVNEYGPTESSVLATLKRDLKSDDTELTIGKPIGNTRVYIVGDNLELKAAGMVGELCISGAGLARGYLHNEELTRDKFVSNPFEANERMYRTGDLARWTTGGEIEIIGRADTQVKLRGYRIELGEIENRLLEYNGITEAAVALWEDQNDNSRIYAYIVCDRVLSALELRESLSKSLPEYMLPTHFFQLEQFPMTPTGKMDRNALRNQDLKELGARFQHPTNEIESRLVEIWKNVLEVDKVSIHDNFFMLGGHSLKATMLLSRLHKEFQVEIELDEIFEKQTICNLAALIKSKRPGTYSSILPTEKRDYYPMSSAQKRMYALYHMEGESTSYNMPEVMVMEGELDVGQVESVLRQMISRHEILRTSFHMIHHEPVQVVHDTIDFSIDYTEEKIDDIRLEADRFIQPFDLDTSPLFRVKVIKIASRRYLFMFDMHHIISDGISIGLFIKELALLYGNAVLPEPEIQFKDFSVWEKESAENGDFKQQEEFWLNMFKGEVPLLELPVDYKRPVHKSYEGSKIPFTLDKETTCELKELAGDNGATLYMLLLALFNIMLSKITNQEDIIVGSPVTRRRQVELESVMGMFSNTLAMRNFPAGNKRFKDFLNEVKSSALSAFDNQDYQFEEIISKLDIVRDTGRNPLFDAMLILQNIAVNQFQFGEMKVSFYEHEHNISRFDITLHCLEGLDGLLHCSFEYCTRLFKRETVETMIDYLKAIVSQVIVDREIRISDICMVSENAVQQILAFNQTSFDLPAGQTIHGLFEEQAKRRGDEPALEFLDQTMSYGELNKRANQLARLLREKGVTAGSVVGLMFERSFEMMIGWLGILKSGGAYLPIDPAYPDERIKFMIEDSGIQLVLTQNIPYNWLDFDGEVIDLNSAGLNNVDGSNLTVINRSSDLAYMIYTSGTTGKPKGTLLEHKGIVNLTASNKEQLKIQDRERVVQFSSISFDVSLMDISMSILLGGTLCLTTKEILNDNSCFEAFLNSNRITAAILPPTYLANLNPNNIHTVDKMITIGSAISSGLVNEWKKKCEYINAYGPTETTVYSSVWIANEQGEMDDPVPIGKPILNTQMYILDKYRNLQPVGIPGELCIGGIGLTRGYWKRPEMTADKIITAADSRIGKVYRTGDLARWLPDGNLEYLGRMDEQVKIRGFRVEPQEIKAELLKIEGIKDVIVTHRKNQLQHASICAYYISAMDYSVTELRKQLLSKLPEFMIPAYFVRMEAFPLTSNGKIDQKLLPVPENNMQRHSGYIAPRNEIELMLTEVWEEVLRLEKVGIEDNFFEVGGDSLKAMQVAAILGKHRLHMEIKDLFHRQKIAELSECVRDLRNNPILENPVGRIDSSGTEGDASIEVLCSIWLAEIKDQELKHTESIRNAPLVGKHLPAAVQKYHLMNAEKVHTSIPFRSCGDIGKIQKAILRLVNEQVLLRSVIVNDGENTYFYEHGSVYNLPFILIDLSGFDAARRSECLAYLQDHFNKLPFERDNGLLYRLVLVQTAPEDYMLLYSADHAVSDGLSLGIITDQLAAYFAGDSSLPVHSLKHHQNYWDYADQMQKGPQNLSEQKLCEMFRLAEFAAQARELEKYINSKNRHKSTMLDLVIPLRLGNKEKSHWQLALEVMIPLCGKMFGIREVPFWLVNNGRRYEENLYYDIVGDFADVIPVLAGNNQTDSLEKWIQHQVNECVKGNISFVNLMLNGGTAYPFAETSRLLEKLYSGASIMFNYYGVLQSCSKDLTLQEIAVSAEYGERAEDSNGKIGFYVWQGEDYLKLKIILPFEEDRDDLLFVLQEAAGNIQPIVTQRD is encoded by the coding sequence ATGTCCATTCAAAATGCCAATATAAACGTTCTGTTATCGACTTCCGAAATGAAAAAGAAGAAAAAGTACTGGTTAAACAGGGTTGTTGGAAGCGAGACAGACAGCCGGATTCTGGCTGACCCTCACAAATCTGCTCTCGGCATAGAGGGCAAAGAAAGCCTGCGGATGGATATTCCTGATGGACTGTTCCAGCAGCTTCAGCATTTAAGCAACCGGTCCGACGATTCTCTTTACTATATACTTCTGACGGCGTTGAAGTGGCTGATTGTAAAGCATACCGAAAGCAGCATAATCACTGTCGCATCACCTGTACATATAGACGAGAACAGCACCAGCGAGGCGTACAATCATTATGTCCCGATTATTGACACGTTTACCGCCGGCATGACGTTCAGGGAAAGCCTGCTTCAAGTCAGGGAAACCGCCTTGGGAGCGTACGATCATCAGGATTATCCGTTCGATAAAATCATCGAAGATGTACAGGCAATCAGCGATCGTGATTTTTCTTTTGTCCGTCATGTGCTTTGTTTGCTGACCAATATCCATAATGATGCGGTCATTCCCGATGTAAGCAGCAATATTGTCTTTGGCTTTACCCGGGATGACGCTGGAATTAGTCTGAACTTAATATATAACCTCAAATATTTCACCGGAAATTTTGTAATGCAGCTAGCCGAACAATATTTCCAAATTCTTAAGGGGACAGCGGAGAATGTAAGCATCAAGCTTGGTTCTATGAGTTTGCTGTCGGCGGAGGAATCGCTGGAGCTTTTAAAGGAGCAAACGCGAACCTATCAGAACATGGAAGACATGACGCTCTATGAACTGTTCGAGGAACAGGTTCGCCAGACTCCGGATCACGTGGCAGTCAAGTTCAACGACCAATCCATAACGTACAGAGATTTGAATGCCAAAGCCAACAAGCTCGCCAGAGTGCTCAGAAATCAAGGCGTCGGGGCCAACCAGATCGTGGGGCTGCTTGTCGAGCGGTCAATCGATATGGCTGTGGGCATATTGGGAATCTTGAAGTCAGGTGCGGCTTATTTGCCGCTGGATATAAAAAGCCCAGAGGAAAGACTGCAATTTCTAATCGAAGATGCTGGGATCGAAGTTGCCGTCTCTAACAAGCAGACCGAAGAGAAGCTGAAGCGGGACGGTTTGACAGTCATTCGGCTGGATGATGATGTCTTATTGGAGAACGAAAGCGATCTGGACTTAATTCTAAGCAGAGCTTTAGATCATCCCGCCTATGTTATTTATACATCGGGTACTACGGGACTGCCTAAAGGTGTTATTATCGAACACCGCAGCATTTCGAACACTATCCAGTGGAGAAAAAGCGAATACAGCTTTGATGCAAATGACCGTATGCTTCAGTTGTTTTCCTATATTTTCGACGGATTCCTTACCAGCTTTTTTACGCCTATCGTATCCGGTGCCACGGTAGTATTTTTGGACGAAACGGAAGCGAGAGATCCTTTAGCCATTATTCGATTGATCACATTGAATAAAATCACTCATTTTATCGCCGTACCCACCTTATACAGCGCATTGTTGCGGAACATGAAGCCCGAGGAGGCCCAAAGCCTCCGCATCGTTACCTTAGCAGGTGAGAAAGTAACGCCCAATTTACTCATGGCTAGCAAGCAACTGCATCCCGGATTGGAAATCGTGAATGAATACGGACCAACAGAAAGCAGTGTGCTGGCAACCCTCAAAAGGGATCTGAAATCGGATGACACAGAGCTGACGATCGGAAAACCTATCGGAAATACCAGAGTTTATATCGTAGGCGACAATCTGGAATTAAAAGCGGCGGGTATGGTCGGGGAGCTGTGCATTTCAGGCGCCGGTCTGGCGAGAGGATATTTGCATAATGAAGAGCTTACCCGTGATAAGTTCGTCAGCAATCCATTTGAGGCCAACGAAAGAATGTACCGGACAGGAGACCTTGCACGTTGGACAACGGGCGGGGAAATAGAAATTATCGGAAGGGCAGATACACAGGTTAAGCTCAGAGGCTACCGGATTGAGCTGGGAGAAATCGAAAACCGTTTGCTGGAATATAACGGAATCACGGAAGCGGCAGTTGCACTATGGGAGGATCAAAACGATAACTCCAGAATTTATGCTTATATTGTGTGCGACAGAGTGTTATCGGCGCTGGAGCTAAGGGAATCGTTGTCGAAGTCTCTGCCGGAGTATATGCTGCCAACCCACTTTTTTCAACTGGAACAGTTCCCCATGACGCCGACAGGAAAAATGGACAGGAATGCCTTGCGGAATCAGGACCTTAAGGAACTTGGGGCCCGGTTCCAGCATCCGACGAATGAAATTGAAAGCAGACTGGTGGAAATCTGGAAAAATGTACTGGAGGTCGACAAAGTCTCGATTCATGATAATTTTTTTATGCTGGGCGGCCATTCTCTGAAGGCAACCATGCTTTTGTCTAGGCTTCATAAGGAATTCCAGGTGGAAATCGAATTGGATGAAATATTTGAAAAGCAAACGATATGCAACCTCGCGGCCTTGATTAAAAGTAAACGTCCCGGCACGTACTCTTCTATTCTGCCAACAGAAAAACGGGATTATTACCCCATGTCCTCAGCACAAAAAAGAATGTACGCCCTATACCATATGGAAGGGGAATCTACGAGCTATAATATGCCGGAAGTGATGGTGATGGAGGGAGAACTGGATGTTGGTCAGGTGGAAAGCGTCCTTAGGCAAATGATCTCCCGCCATGAAATATTAAGAACCTCATTCCATATGATACATCATGAGCCGGTTCAGGTTGTGCATGACACTATTGATTTTTCAATCGATTATACAGAAGAGAAAATAGACGATATCCGCTTAGAGGCAGACAGGTTCATTCAGCCTTTTGATTTAGACACATCCCCGCTGTTCAGGGTGAAGGTCATCAAAATCGCCAGCCGCCGTTATCTTTTTATGTTCGATATGCATCATATTATATCTGACGGGATTTCGATTGGGTTGTTCATTAAAGAACTGGCCCTGCTTTATGGGAATGCCGTACTGCCGGAGCCGGAAATTCAGTTTAAGGATTTTTCTGTATGGGAGAAGGAATCCGCTGAGAACGGAGATTTCAAGCAGCAGGAAGAGTTCTGGCTGAATATGTTCAAGGGCGAAGTTCCGCTGCTGGAATTGCCCGTTGATTACAAGAGACCGGTTCACAAGAGTTATGAAGGAAGCAAAATTCCTTTTACTCTCGATAAAGAAACTACTTGCGAGCTCAAAGAGCTTGCGGGCGACAATGGCGCGACGCTGTATATGCTTCTTTTAGCCCTTTTTAATATTATGCTGTCCAAAATCACGAACCAGGAAGACATTATAGTGGGTTCCCCTGTCACACGCAGAAGGCAGGTTGAACTGGAAAGTGTCATGGGCATGTTCTCGAACACTTTGGCGATGAGAAATTTCCCCGCAGGGAATAAACGATTCAAGGATTTCTTAAATGAGGTCAAAAGCAGTGCACTGAGTGCCTTTGACAACCAGGATTATCAATTTGAAGAAATAATTTCAAAACTGGACATCGTGAGGGACACGGGACGGAATCCTCTTTTTGATGCCATGCTTATTCTGCAGAATATCGCCGTCAATCAGTTTCAGTTCGGAGAGATGAAGGTATCTTTCTATGAACACGAGCACAACATTTCAAGGTTCGATATTACCCTTCATTGTCTGGAAGGACTGGATGGATTGCTGCACTGCAGCTTCGAATACTGCACCAGATTATTCAAACGCGAAACCGTGGAGACCATGATCGATTATCTCAAAGCAATAGTCAGCCAGGTCATTGTGGACCGGGAGATTAGAATATCCGATATCTGCATGGTTTCAGAGAATGCTGTCCAGCAGATATTGGCTTTCAACCAGACTTCGTTCGACTTGCCGGCCGGTCAAACCATTCATGGATTGTTCGAAGAACAGGCGAAACGCCGCGGTGATGAGCCTGCCCTGGAGTTTCTTGATCAAACCATGAGCTACGGTGAGCTGAATAAGAGAGCAAATCAGTTGGCGCGATTGCTGAGAGAGAAAGGCGTCACCGCCGGTTCAGTAGTGGGCCTCATGTTTGAGCGTTCTTTTGAAATGATGATCGGTTGGCTGGGCATTCTTAAGTCTGGAGGCGCGTATTTACCTATCGACCCGGCCTATCCGGATGAAAGAATCAAATTCATGATTGAAGACAGCGGCATACAATTAGTGCTGACCCAGAACATTCCTTATAACTGGCTGGATTTCGACGGGGAAGTTATAGATCTGAATAGCGCCGGACTGAACAATGTGGATGGCTCTAACCTCACTGTAATAAACCGGTCAAGCGACTTGGCTTATATGATCTATACTTCCGGCACAACCGGAAAGCCTAAGGGAACTTTACTGGAGCACAAAGGGATCGTGAACCTGACCGCCTCCAACAAGGAGCAGCTTAAAATTCAGGACCGCGAGCGGGTTGTTCAATTTTCCAGCATTTCCTTTGACGTATCATTAATGGATATTTCCATGTCCATCTTGCTGGGCGGTACTTTATGTCTCACGACCAAGGAGATCCTGAATGACAACAGCTGCTTCGAAGCATTTCTAAATTCCAACAGGATTACGGCAGCAATCCTGCCGCCGACTTATTTGGCCAATTTGAATCCGAATAACATTCATACGGTTGACAAGATGATTACGATCGGCTCAGCGATTTCATCCGGACTGGTCAATGAATGGAAAAAGAAATGCGAGTACATCAATGCCTATGGACCGACGGAAACGACCGTATATTCTTCGGTTTGGATCGCCAATGAGCAAGGTGAAATGGATGACCCCGTTCCGATAGGCAAGCCGATACTGAATACTCAAATGTATATCCTGGATAAATATCGCAATCTTCAACCGGTGGGAATTCCGGGAGAATTGTGTATTGGCGGTATAGGCTTGACCAGGGGGTACTGGAAGCGGCCTGAGATGACCGCGGATAAAATAATTACTGCTGCCGATTCCAGAATCGGAAAAGTGTACCGGACAGGCGACTTGGCTAGATGGCTGCCGGATGGGAATCTGGAGTATTTGGGCCGGATGGACGAGCAGGTCAAAATAAGGGGCTTCAGGGTTGAGCCTCAAGAAATTAAAGCGGAATTGCTTAAGATCGAAGGCATTAAAGATGTAATCGTAACACACCGGAAAAATCAGCTTCAGCATGCCAGCATTTGTGCTTACTACATTTCCGCAATGGATTATTCAGTGACCGAATTAAGGAAGCAGCTCCTGAGCAAATTGCCTGAATTTATGATTCCTGCGTATTTTGTCCGAATGGAGGCCTTCCCGTTGACCTCTAACGGCAAGATTGATCAGAAATTATTGCCTGTGCCGGAGAATAATATGCAGCGCCATTCCGGATACATCGCCCCTAGGAACGAAATCGAGCTGATGCTGACGGAAGTCTGGGAAGAAGTGCTGCGGCTGGAAAAGGTGGGAATCGAAGATAATTTCTTTGAGGTTGGCGGAGATTCTCTGAAGGCAATGCAAGTGGCTGCAATACTGGGTAAGCACCGGCTGCATATGGAAATCAAGGATCTGTTTCATCGCCAGAAGATTGCCGAGCTCTCAGAATGTGTCCGGGATCTGCGGAATAATCCAATCCTGGAGAACCCTGTTGGAAGAATCGATTCATCTGGCACTGAAGGGGATGCTTCTATAGAAGTATTATGCAGCATATGGCTGGCTGAGATAAAGGATCAAGAGCTAAAGCATACGGAAAGTATCCGAAATGCCCCGTTGGTTGGGAAACATTTGCCGGCGGCTGTTCAGAAATACCATCTGATGAATGCCGAAAAGGTTCATACTTCCATTCCATTTCGGAGCTGCGGCGATATTGGCAAGATTCAAAAAGCTATTTTGCGGCTCGTAAACGAACAGGTGCTGTTGAGATCTGTAATCGTAAATGATGGAGAAAATACGTATTTTTACGAACATGGCTCTGTATATAATCTTCCGTTTATATTGATTGATCTGTCCGGTTTTGATGCAGCACGGAGAAGTGAATGTCTGGCTTATTTGCAAGATCATTTCAACAAACTTCCATTTGAACGGGACAATGGATTATTATACCGTTTAGTTCTGGTCCAAACCGCTCCTGAAGATTATATGCTGCTGTATTCTGCCGATCACGCCGTTTCTGATGGATTAAGCCTGGGGATTATCACGGATCAATTGGCTGCTTACTTTGCCGGCGACTCTTCACTGCCTGTTCACTCCCTAAAGCATCATCAGAACTATTGGGATTATGCGGACCAAATGCAAAAGGGACCCCAAAATCTAAGCGAGCAGAAATTGTGCGAGATGTTCCGGTTGGCCGAATTTGCAGCGCAGGCCAGAGAATTGGAGAAGTACATCAACTCCAAAAACAGGCATAAATCTACAATGCTAGATCTGGTTATCCCCCTGAGGCTGGGGAACAAGGAGAAATCGCATTGGCAGCTCGCTTTAGAGGTAATGATTCCCCTTTGCGGCAAAATGTTTGGAATCCGCGAGGTACCCTTTTGGCTGGTGAATAACGGAAGACGTTATGAAGAGAATCTCTATTACGATATCGTCGGAGACTTTGCAGATGTTATACCAGTGCTGGCGGGAAATAACCAAACGGATTCCCTCGAAAAATGGATTCAGCATCAGGTTAATGAATGTGTCAAGGGCAACATCAGCTTTGTCAATCTGATGCTGAATGGAGGGACGGCTTATCCTTTTGCGGAGACCTCCAGGCTTCTTGAAAAGCTATATTCAGGTGCGTCGATCATGTTCAACTACTATGGTGTCTTACAATCCTGCAGCAAGGATCTCACATTGCAAGAAATTGCGGTCAGCGCAGAATATGGTGAGCGGGCGGAAGACAGCAACGGGAAGATCGGGTTCTATGTCTGGCAGGGGGAAGACTATTTGAAGCTAAAAATCATCCTGCCATTTGAAGAAGATAGAGATGACCTTTTATTTGTCCTGCAGGAGGCCGCAGGAAACATCCAGCCCATTGTTACGCAACGAGATTAG